A genomic segment from Pistricoccus aurantiacus encodes:
- the dapC gene encoding succinyldiaminopimelate transaminase yields MNPDLDALQPYPFEKLAKLMRSVAPPTDRSFISLTIGEPQHAPPARVLEILHRHQADFARYPAIAGLPELRQAIADWATRRFDLTGLDPAAQVLPVNGTREAIFAFAQAALDRSRPARVAMPNPFYQIYEGATLLAGGKPLYLDCTAEQDFRMDLDSVTPSTWRDVQLVFVCSPGNPSGAVTPMEDFKRLIELADEFDFIVASDECYSELYLDEAAPPPGLLQACAALSRHDYRRCLVFHSLSKRSNLPGLRSGFVAGDERLIAPFKRYRTYHGCAMSLPLQHASISAWQDEAHVKANRDAYREKFAAVGEILAPVMDFPRPRASFYLWPAVPGGDDEAFAQKLCAEENVAVLPGAYMGRANAQGINPGAGRVRLALVAELEATIEAARRIRRFIDR; encoded by the coding sequence GGATCGTTCTTTTATCAGCCTGACCATCGGCGAGCCGCAGCACGCACCGCCCGCCCGAGTGCTCGAGATCCTGCACCGTCATCAGGCGGACTTCGCCCGCTATCCCGCCATCGCCGGACTTCCCGAGCTGCGCCAGGCGATCGCCGACTGGGCGACCCGCCGTTTTGATCTGACCGGTCTAGATCCCGCCGCTCAGGTGCTGCCGGTCAACGGCACCCGGGAGGCGATCTTCGCCTTCGCCCAGGCAGCGCTGGACCGCTCGCGACCGGCCCGAGTGGCGATGCCCAATCCCTTCTATCAGATCTACGAAGGGGCCACGCTGTTGGCCGGAGGCAAACCCCTGTATCTGGATTGCACCGCGGAGCAGGACTTTCGCATGGATCTGGACAGCGTGACGCCGTCCACCTGGCGAGACGTGCAGTTGGTATTCGTCTGCTCCCCGGGCAACCCCAGCGGCGCGGTCACTCCCATGGAAGACTTCAAGCGGCTGATCGAGCTGGCGGACGAATTCGATTTCATCGTCGCCTCCGACGAATGCTATTCCGAGCTCTATCTCGACGAGGCCGCGCCGCCCCCGGGGCTGCTGCAGGCCTGTGCGGCACTGAGTCGTCACGATTATCGCCGCTGTCTGGTGTTTCACTCCCTTTCCAAGCGCTCGAACCTGCCCGGGCTACGCTCCGGCTTCGTCGCGGGTGATGAGCGCCTGATCGCTCCCTTCAAGCGCTATCGCACCTATCACGGCTGCGCCATGTCGCTGCCGCTGCAACACGCCTCGATCAGCGCCTGGCAGGACGAAGCCCACGTCAAGGCCAACCGGGACGCCTATCGAGAAAAGTTTGCCGCCGTAGGCGAAATTCTTGCCCCGGTGATGGATTTTCCCAGGCCACGCGCGAGTTTTTACCTGTGGCCGGCGGTGCCCGGCGGCGATGACGAAGCCTTTGCTCAAAAGCTTTGCGCCGAGGAAAACGTCGCGGTGCTGCCCGGGGCCTACATGGGGCGAGCCAACGCCCAGGGCATCAACCCCGGCGCCGGGCGGGTTCGCCTGGCCCTGGTGGCGGAGCTTGAAGCCACTATTGAAGCCGCTCGGCGTATTCGTCGCTTCATCGATCGCTGA
- the phoR gene encoding phosphate regulon sensor histidine kinase PhoR, which produces MLALLRPELWHLSVWLLAGLLLGFWLDAWLGMLCLVLLTYLLMQLRQLARLVRWLERDDGAEPPEAGGLWGRLFDILWRRQRTAQSEIHRLQGRLARIEESGQALRDGVVMVDERGDLEWWNPAAQRFLGLHRDKDRGQPILNLLRDPHFVAYFETGVYQAPLLLPSPVLEKVQLECQITRFGENERLMVIRDVSRQQRLERMRQDFVANVSHELRTPLTVLAGYLETFVDGSQDLPPRWRRGLVQMHQQSRRMEHLVKDLLMLSQLESSVLESDREPLPVARLLESIRQDALAVSAEQSHSDASPSGSSHSISLEADAQLFLLGSEQELRSAISNLVVNAVKYTPPGTEILLRWQLENGGARLEVIDSGKGIEPQHLARLTERFYRIDKDRSSTTGGTGLGLAIVKHVMLRHQGRLEIRSEVGEGSRFICHFPASRLANS; this is translated from the coding sequence GTGCTGGCTTTGTTACGTCCTGAGCTGTGGCATCTGAGCGTCTGGCTGCTGGCTGGGCTACTGCTGGGTTTCTGGCTGGACGCCTGGCTCGGCATGCTGTGTCTCGTCCTGCTGACGTATCTACTGATGCAACTGCGTCAGCTCGCGCGGCTGGTACGCTGGCTGGAGCGGGATGATGGCGCCGAGCCACCGGAGGCCGGGGGGCTCTGGGGCCGGCTCTTCGATATCCTGTGGCGCCGACAGCGCACGGCTCAAAGCGAAATCCACCGTCTCCAGGGGAGGCTAGCGCGCATCGAGGAATCCGGTCAGGCCCTGCGGGACGGGGTGGTGATGGTGGACGAACGCGGCGATCTTGAGTGGTGGAATCCGGCGGCACAGCGCTTTCTAGGCCTGCATCGGGACAAGGATCGTGGCCAGCCCATCCTCAACCTGCTGCGTGACCCGCACTTCGTCGCCTACTTCGAGACGGGGGTGTATCAAGCGCCCCTGCTGTTGCCTTCCCCGGTACTCGAGAAGGTTCAACTGGAATGTCAGATCACTCGATTCGGCGAGAACGAGCGTCTGATGGTGATTCGAGACGTCAGCCGTCAACAGCGCCTGGAGCGTATGCGCCAGGATTTCGTGGCCAACGTTTCCCATGAGTTGCGCACGCCCCTGACGGTGCTCGCGGGCTATCTGGAAACCTTCGTGGATGGCAGTCAGGACCTGCCGCCCCGCTGGCGGCGCGGGCTTGTTCAGATGCATCAGCAAAGCCGGCGCATGGAGCATCTGGTCAAGGATCTGCTGATGCTGTCACAGCTCGAGAGTAGTGTCCTCGAATCCGATCGTGAGCCCCTTCCCGTCGCACGCCTGCTGGAAAGCATTCGCCAGGATGCCCTGGCGGTGTCGGCGGAACAGTCTCATTCAGACGCCTCCCCATCAGGATCATCCCATTCGATTAGCCTCGAAGCCGATGCCCAGCTGTTCCTGCTCGGTTCGGAGCAAGAGTTGCGCAGCGCCATTTCCAATCTGGTGGTCAATGCGGTGAAGTACACCCCGCCGGGCACCGAGATCCTGCTTCGCTGGCAGTTGGAAAACGGTGGCGCGCGACTGGAGGTGATCGATAGCGGCAAGGGCATCGAACCACAGCACCTGGCGCGCCTGACAGAGCGTTTCTATCGCATCGACAAGGACCGATCGAGTACTACCGGCGGCACCGGGCTTGGCCTGGCCATCGTCAAGCATGTCATGCTTCGCCATCAGGGGCGTTTGGAGATTCGCAGCGAAGTCGGCGAGGGCAGTCGATTCATCTGCCATTTCCCGGCGTCCCGACTAGCCAATAGCTAG
- the phoB gene encoding phosphate regulon transcriptional regulator PhoB — protein MTAKTVLIVDDEAAIRDMIALALELDGYQYLEAANAQDAHAVIVDHRPDLVLLDWMLPGTSGVQLAKRLKQDPATRELPIVLLTARSEEDSKIQGLEAGADDYVTKPFSPRELMARLKAVLRRSTPEGIEKAITVDGLTLDPVSHRIFSGDQELELGPTEFRLLQFFMAHQERAYTRGQLLDQVWGGNVYIEERTVDVHIRRLRKALGPRHDALIQTVRGTGYRFSASNRH, from the coding sequence ATGACCGCCAAGACCGTGCTTATCGTCGATGACGAGGCGGCGATTCGCGACATGATTGCCCTGGCCCTCGAGCTGGACGGCTATCAATATCTCGAGGCCGCCAACGCCCAGGATGCCCACGCCGTCATCGTCGATCACCGCCCCGATCTGGTGCTCCTCGATTGGATGCTGCCCGGCACCAGCGGTGTGCAACTGGCGAAACGACTCAAGCAGGACCCGGCCACCCGAGAACTTCCCATCGTTCTGCTGACCGCCAGGAGTGAGGAAGACAGCAAGATCCAGGGGCTCGAGGCCGGCGCCGACGACTACGTCACCAAGCCTTTCTCGCCTCGGGAGCTGATGGCGCGACTCAAGGCGGTGCTGCGCCGGAGCACCCCGGAGGGTATCGAGAAAGCGATCACCGTGGACGGCCTGACCCTGGATCCGGTCAGCCATCGCATCTTCTCCGGTGACCAGGAGCTGGAACTGGGCCCCACGGAGTTTCGCCTCCTGCAGTTCTTCATGGCTCATCAGGAACGTGCCTATACCCGCGGTCAACTGCTGGATCAGGTGTGGGGCGGCAATGTGTATATCGAGGAACGCACCGTGGACGTGCATATCCGCCGCCTGCGCAAGGCGCTGGGGCCGCGTCACGACGCGCTGATCCAGACCGTGCGTGGTACCGGCTATCGCTTCTCGGCATCGAACCGCCACTGA
- the dapE gene encoding succinyl-diaminopimelate desuccinylase — MPTTEPDGLSATLRLAMDLIRRPSVTPDDAGCQALMIERLERLGFRIERLPFGDVENFWAMRGHHGPILAFAGHTDVVPSGPETQWQYPPFEPRIDSQGMLCGRGAADMKGSLAAMITAVERFIDAHPDHPGRLAFLITSDEEGPAVDGTRAVVEHLREANERLDYCIVGEPSSTRYIGDMIKNGRRGSLGGVLRVQGIQGHVAYPQLARNPIHETAPALDALTREHWDDGNAFFPATSLQISNIRAGTGATNVIPGELEAVFNFRYSTEVTHEQLKERTHRLLDAHGLDYHLDWTLNGEPFLTAEGELVDAALAGVEAVTGRRPTLSTAGGTSDGRFIATLGAQVVELGPLNTTIHKIDERVRAADLDRLSDIYVAILERLFLKECL, encoded by the coding sequence ATGCCAACGACTGAGCCCGACGGCCTGTCCGCCACGCTGCGGCTTGCCATGGACCTGATTCGGCGGCCCTCGGTGACCCCGGACGACGCCGGCTGCCAGGCGCTGATGATAGAGCGTCTCGAGCGGCTGGGGTTTCGCATCGAACGCCTGCCCTTCGGCGACGTGGAAAACTTCTGGGCAATGCGTGGCCATCACGGCCCGATACTGGCCTTCGCCGGCCACACGGACGTGGTGCCCAGCGGCCCGGAAACCCAGTGGCAGTATCCGCCCTTCGAACCGCGTATCGACAGCCAGGGCATGCTCTGCGGTCGCGGCGCCGCGGACATGAAAGGCAGCCTGGCGGCGATGATCACCGCGGTGGAGCGTTTCATCGATGCCCATCCGGATCACCCCGGAAGACTCGCCTTCCTGATCACCTCGGACGAGGAAGGCCCGGCGGTGGACGGCACCCGGGCGGTGGTGGAACACCTGCGGGAAGCTAACGAACGGCTGGACTACTGCATCGTCGGCGAGCCGTCTTCGACCCGATATATCGGTGACATGATCAAGAATGGGCGACGTGGCTCCCTGGGCGGCGTGCTGCGGGTTCAGGGCATTCAGGGCCATGTGGCCTATCCGCAGCTGGCGCGCAACCCGATCCACGAAACGGCGCCGGCGCTGGACGCCCTGACTCGGGAACACTGGGACGACGGCAACGCCTTCTTTCCCGCCACCAGCCTGCAGATTTCCAATATCCGCGCCGGCACCGGAGCCACCAACGTGATTCCCGGCGAACTGGAAGCGGTCTTCAACTTTCGCTACTCAACGGAAGTCACCCACGAGCAGTTGAAGGAGCGTACTCATCGGCTGCTCGATGCCCACGGCCTCGACTACCACCTGGACTGGACCCTCAACGGCGAGCCCTTCCTCACCGCCGAGGGCGAGCTGGTGGATGCCGCCCTGGCCGGGGTCGAAGCCGTTACCGGGCGGCGACCGACGCTTTCCACCGCCGGCGGCACCTCGGACGGCCGCTTCATCGCCACCCTGGGCGCCCAGGTGGTGGAACTCGGTCCGCTCAACACCACCATCCACAAGATCGACGAGCGGGTTCGCGCCGCGGACCTGGATCGCCTGAGCGATATCTACGTCGCCATCCTCGAGCGCCTGTTCCTTAAGGAGTGCCTTTGA
- a CDS encoding cation diffusion facilitator family transporter produces MAKESKAVIYAALAGNLAIAVTKFVAAAITGSSAMLSEGIHSVVDTGNQGLLLLGLHRAKRPASPEFPFGHGQEVYFWSFVVALLIFAIGSGVSLYEGVIHILSPTPIESPLVNYVVLGLGVLFEGASWAFALNSFRKAKGKWSYVEAVHRAKDPSTFVVVFEDSAALLGLLAALAGVALSQWTGNPIFDGIASLVIGLILGGTAIWLAIETKGLLIGESANRAVVEDIRRLAKAANEVEEVNEVLTMHMGPDYILVTLSVRFVRGTPAERIENAIVTLDRRIKREHAAIKRVFVEAEARRGVDELPGTASKQKAPE; encoded by the coding sequence ATGGCAAAGGAATCCAAGGCGGTGATCTATGCCGCGCTGGCGGGCAACCTGGCGATTGCGGTGACCAAATTCGTCGCCGCCGCCATCACCGGAAGCTCAGCCATGCTTTCGGAAGGCATCCACTCTGTGGTGGACACGGGCAACCAAGGACTGCTGTTACTGGGACTGCATCGCGCGAAACGCCCGGCCAGCCCGGAGTTTCCCTTCGGCCACGGCCAGGAGGTATATTTCTGGAGCTTCGTGGTGGCACTGCTGATCTTTGCCATCGGCTCCGGGGTTTCCCTCTACGAAGGCGTCATTCATATTCTCTCACCCACCCCTATCGAGTCGCCGCTGGTCAACTATGTGGTGCTGGGGCTGGGAGTTCTATTCGAGGGCGCCTCCTGGGCCTTCGCCCTCAACAGCTTCCGCAAGGCCAAAGGCAAATGGAGCTACGTGGAAGCGGTGCACCGGGCCAAGGACCCATCTACCTTCGTGGTGGTGTTCGAGGATTCCGCCGCGCTTCTGGGCCTGCTCGCCGCGCTTGCCGGCGTGGCGCTGAGCCAGTGGACCGGCAACCCGATTTTCGACGGTATCGCCTCCTTGGTCATCGGGCTGATTCTCGGTGGCACCGCCATCTGGCTGGCCATCGAGACCAAGGGCCTCTTGATCGGCGAAAGCGCCAATCGTGCCGTGGTGGAGGACATTCGCCGGCTGGCGAAGGCGGCGAACGAGGTGGAAGAGGTCAACGAGGTGCTGACCATGCACATGGGGCCGGACTATATTCTGGTGACCCTAAGCGTGCGCTTCGTCCGTGGCACTCCCGCGGAGCGTATCGAGAACGCCATCGTCACGCTTGACCGCCGCATCAAGCGCGAGCACGCGGCGATCAAGCGGGTCTTCGTCGAGGCGGAGGCGAGACGCGGCGTCGACGAGCTGCCCGGCACTGCATCCAAACAAAAGGCCCCCGAATAA
- a CDS encoding cold-shock protein: protein MNFKVLLRCILISLLFCAPAPLLIALFVSFIGGELSRELFIGLVEVDGIVTLYLTTALAVFVVLFFATLALNLLTPKLVNLAEVENDDREIGEVKWFNVNKGYGFITGDNGEDVFVHFRAIRGRGHRTLAEGQKVRYYVTENERGLQADDVTVIT from the coding sequence ATGAATTTCAAGGTCTTGCTTCGCTGCATCTTAATCAGTTTATTGTTTTGCGCGCCGGCCCCCCTGTTGATCGCGCTGTTCGTTTCCTTCATTGGCGGCGAGCTGTCTCGGGAGCTGTTCATCGGTCTCGTCGAGGTCGACGGTATCGTCACGCTATATCTGACCACGGCGCTGGCGGTCTTCGTGGTGCTGTTTTTCGCCACCCTGGCGCTGAATCTGTTGACGCCGAAGCTGGTCAATCTGGCGGAAGTCGAGAACGACGATCGGGAGATCGGCGAGGTCAAATGGTTCAACGTCAACAAGGGCTACGGTTTCATTACCGGCGATAACGGCGAGGATGTGTTCGTGCACTTTCGCGCCATTCGCGGTCGCGGTCACCGTACCCTGGCGGAAGGCCAGAAGGTGCGCTACTATGTGACCGAAAACGAGCGCGGGTTGCAGGCGGACGACGTCACCGTCATCACCTGA
- a CDS encoding SlyX family protein, producing MTNRDSLASREARLEARLIDLESRLAYQEHWLDALDKTLTDQHRRLETLERLGELLRQRLREQQQALASHDGEFQPRDETPPHY from the coding sequence ATGACGAACCGGGACTCGCTCGCCTCCCGGGAGGCTCGACTGGAAGCGCGACTCATTGATCTGGAAAGCCGCCTGGCCTACCAGGAACACTGGCTGGACGCGCTGGACAAGACCTTGACGGATCAGCACCGACGGCTGGAAACCCTCGAGCGGCTGGGAGAACTGCTGCGCCAACGCCTACGGGAACAGCAGCAGGCGCTGGCGAGTCATGATGGCGAGTTTCAACCCCGGGATGAAACGCCGCCGCACTATTAA
- the dapD gene encoding 2,3,4,5-tetrahydropyridine-2,6-dicarboxylate N-succinyltransferase, which produces MLSFALGTGTQNTQGDWLEIYYPAPIFEPDGSLVEAARKTLDAPSGNAAISFLPEHCADLAQALKDAGHSDQAELAETFANAQRPLVAMFLENDLPPQSAPEVYLKLHLLSHRLVKPHDLDLTGMFGLLRNVAWTSEGPIDIEELPARRLKARLEGRHISVDCVDKFPKMADYVVPKGVRIGDTARVRLGAYLGEGTTVMHEGFVNFNAGAEGPGMIEGRISAGVMVGKGSDLGGGCSTMGTLSGGGNIVIKVGEGCLIGANAGIGIPLGNRCTVESGLYVTAGAKVAVLDDQGQEVETVVARELANQDDLLLRRNSVSGRIECLTNKSAVALNEALHAND; this is translated from the coding sequence ATGCTGAGCTTCGCTCTCGGTACCGGCACCCAGAATACCCAAGGCGACTGGCTGGAAATCTACTATCCGGCGCCGATCTTCGAACCCGACGGCTCGCTTGTCGAAGCGGCCCGCAAGACCCTGGACGCCCCTTCCGGCAATGCGGCGATCAGCTTCCTGCCGGAGCACTGCGCCGATCTGGCCCAGGCGCTCAAGGACGCCGGCCACTCTGATCAGGCGGAACTGGCGGAAACCTTCGCCAATGCCCAGCGCCCGCTGGTGGCCATGTTCCTGGAAAACGACCTGCCCCCGCAAAGCGCGCCGGAGGTGTACCTCAAGCTGCACCTGCTCTCCCATCGGCTGGTCAAGCCCCATGACCTGGATCTGACCGGCATGTTCGGACTCTTGCGTAACGTCGCCTGGACCAGCGAAGGCCCCATCGATATCGAGGAACTGCCGGCACGGCGGCTCAAGGCGCGGCTGGAAGGCCGCCATATCAGCGTGGACTGCGTCGACAAGTTCCCCAAGATGGCGGACTACGTGGTGCCCAAGGGCGTGCGCATCGGCGATACCGCCCGAGTGCGCCTGGGGGCCTATCTCGGCGAGGGCACCACGGTGATGCACGAAGGCTTCGTCAACTTCAACGCCGGCGCGGAAGGCCCGGGCATGATCGAGGGCCGTATCTCCGCCGGGGTGATGGTGGGCAAGGGTTCTGACCTGGGTGGCGGCTGCTCCACCATGGGCACCCTGTCCGGCGGCGGCAATATCGTCATCAAGGTCGGCGAAGGCTGTCTGATCGGCGCCAACGCGGGTATCGGCATTCCCCTGGGCAACCGCTGCACCGTGGAATCCGGGCTCTACGTCACCGCCGGGGCCAAGGTGGCGGTGCTCGACGACCAGGGCCAGGAAGTCGAGACCGTGGTCGCCCGGGAGCTAGCCAATCAGGACGACCTGCTGCTTAGGCGCAACTCCGTCAGCGGGCGCATAGAGTGCCTGACCAACAAGAGCGCCGTCGCCCTCAACGAGGCGCTGCATGCCAACGACTGA
- the pstB gene encoding phosphate ABC transporter ATP-binding protein PstB — MLNEQIVSAEVEPAPPAQAFSQGRPVHTNEDARHELSVRVRDLNLWYGNSQALKNVNIDVYQKNVTAVIGPSGCGKSTFLRCLNRMNDLIRNVRTEGLIEMDGRDVNEPRMDEVALRRRVGMVFQKPNPFPKSIYENVAYAPRMHDLVSRKAEQDELVEQALRDAGLWNEVKDKLQQQGTSLSGGQQQRLCIARAIAVQPDVILMDEPTSALDPISTATIEDLMDRLKQQFTIVTVTHNMQQAARVADYTAFFHLGELIEYNDTRMMFSNPHTKKAEDYITGRYG; from the coding sequence ATGCTCAACGAACAGATTGTCAGCGCCGAGGTCGAGCCAGCGCCGCCGGCGCAAGCGTTCTCGCAGGGGAGACCCGTGCATACCAACGAGGACGCGCGCCACGAATTGAGTGTCCGCGTGCGTGATCTCAATCTCTGGTATGGAAACAGCCAGGCACTCAAGAACGTCAATATCGATGTCTATCAGAAGAACGTCACCGCGGTGATCGGCCCCTCCGGCTGTGGCAAGTCGACCTTTCTACGTTGCCTGAATCGCATGAACGATCTGATTCGCAATGTCAGGACAGAAGGGCTGATCGAGATGGACGGGCGGGATGTCAACGAGCCCAGGATGGATGAGGTCGCCCTGCGCCGACGAGTAGGCATGGTATTCCAGAAGCCCAATCCGTTTCCCAAGTCGATCTACGAGAACGTCGCCTACGCGCCGCGCATGCACGATCTGGTGAGCCGCAAGGCGGAACAGGATGAGCTGGTGGAGCAGGCGCTACGCGATGCCGGGCTGTGGAACGAGGTCAAGGACAAGCTTCAGCAACAGGGCACCTCCCTGTCCGGCGGCCAGCAGCAGCGCCTGTGCATTGCCCGGGCGATCGCGGTGCAGCCGGACGTGATCCTGATGGACGAGCCGACCTCGGCGCTGGACCCGATCTCCACGGCGACCATCGAGGACCTGATGGACAGGCTCAAGCAGCAGTTCACCATCGTCACGGTGACCCACAACATGCAGCAGGCGGCGCGGGTGGCCGACTACACGGCCTTCTTCCACCTCGGCGAGCTGATCGAGTACAACGATACGCGGATGATGTTCTCCAACCCGCATACCAAGAAGGCCGAGGACTACATCACCGGGCGCTATGGCTAG
- the pstA gene encoding phosphate ABC transporter permease PstA: MSQSFDEITAQLRNRHRKSAWLKWVSMGALALAASFLVMFIADMLVKGLPAFQQAQIQVEVSYSERSQEMPPAAVSEDVHRLVSRGFLRTLPRRMRDNPDLMGVTRLEWVLADSAVDQYLKGNHSALKESQRPVIDELAKQGRAELKFNTRFFTSGDSKMPELAGIAAAAMGTVMTLIVTMLVCFPIGVMTAVYLEEFAYDNWLTRTIEININNLAAIPSILFGLLGLAIYINFFGVPRSTPLVGGLTLALMTLPVIIITTRTALRSVPDAIRQAAFGVGCSRWQVVRDHVLPVSLPGILTGSIIGMAQAMGETAPLIIIGMVAFIPDVSVSFTDAATVMPAQIFTWAGEPDRAFVEKTAGGILVLLAVLISLNATAVWMRKKFERRW; encoded by the coding sequence ATGAGTCAATCCTTCGATGAGATCACCGCTCAGCTCAGGAACCGCCACCGCAAGTCGGCCTGGCTCAAGTGGGTGTCGATGGGTGCGTTGGCACTGGCGGCGTCCTTTCTGGTGATGTTCATCGCCGACATGCTGGTCAAGGGCTTGCCGGCCTTCCAGCAGGCGCAGATCCAGGTCGAGGTCAGCTACAGCGAACGGAGCCAGGAGATGCCGCCGGCGGCAGTGAGCGAGGATGTACACCGTCTGGTCAGCCGTGGCTTTCTGCGGACCCTGCCCAGGCGGATGCGTGACAACCCCGACCTGATGGGTGTCACCCGCCTGGAGTGGGTATTGGCGGATAGCGCGGTAGATCAGTATCTCAAGGGCAACCACTCGGCGCTCAAGGAAAGTCAGCGGCCAGTGATCGATGAGTTGGCGAAGCAAGGGCGGGCGGAGTTGAAGTTCAATACCCGCTTCTTCACCTCCGGCGACTCCAAGATGCCGGAGCTGGCCGGGATCGCCGCTGCCGCCATGGGCACGGTCATGACGCTGATCGTGACCATGCTGGTGTGTTTCCCCATCGGCGTCATGACCGCGGTCTATCTCGAGGAGTTTGCCTACGACAACTGGCTGACCCGGACCATCGAGATCAATATCAACAACCTGGCCGCGATACCCTCGATCCTGTTCGGCTTGCTGGGGCTGGCCATCTACATCAACTTCTTCGGCGTACCACGCTCGACACCGCTGGTCGGGGGGCTGACCCTGGCGCTGATGACGCTACCGGTGATCATCATCACCACCCGTACTGCCTTGCGCAGCGTGCCGGATGCCATTCGCCAAGCGGCGTTCGGCGTGGGCTGCTCGCGCTGGCAGGTGGTGCGCGATCATGTCTTGCCGGTATCGCTGCCGGGCATCCTCACCGGCTCGATCATCGGCATGGCCCAGGCCATGGGCGAAACGGCGCCGCTGATCATCATCGGCATGGTGGCCTTCATTCCCGACGTCTCGGTGTCGTTTACCGATGCGGCGACGGTGATGCCCGCCCAGATCTTCACCTGGGCCGGCGAGCCGGATCGCGCCTTCGTCGAGAAGACCGCCGGCGGCATTCTGGTCCTGCTCGCCGTGCTCATCTCGCTCAATGCCACGGCGGTATGGATGCGCAAGAAATTTGAACGCCGCTGGTAA